GGAAATTATCATATATTCAGAACAAGTTGGCTCAAAACGGCACGAATTCCTGATTCTATTTGGGGCTGTTTTTTGATAAAATCTAATTATCTGTGTTAATGCTTTTTTCATAATCACTATATTAGACTATACCTCTTTCATCTCATTCATTGCGGTTTGTTTTTAATGTCTCGTCCTAAAATAGGGCTACAGTTAATTATTAAAATTTATGCTACATTTTTGTGCACGTAATTAGGTGTTTTATAATCTAAAGATAAATGTAATCTTTTATTATTATATAATTTGATTGCATTTTTTGTTGCTTTTTTGGCGTGATTGATATTTGTAAATGTTTGGTCGAGGAAGAATTCATCTTTTAAAATTCCGTTAACTCTTTCGGCCATTGCGTTTTCGTAGCAATGATTTTCTTGGGTCATACTGATTTGTATCTTTTTTCTTTTCAAAATTTGAGTATAAACATTGCTACAATATTGTATTCCTCTATCAGAATGATGTATGATTTCTTCGGTATTTTTAGTTTGATAAATAGCTTTATTTAAAGCTCTAACACAGCCTTTAAGTTCTAAACTATCACTAATATCATAGCCTACTATTTTTCTTGAATACATATCAGTAATAAGTGCTAAATAACAAAATCCATTTATAGTTCTTATATAGGTAATATCCGAAGCCCAAACTTGGTTAGGTCTATTAATGATCAGGTCTTTTATGATATTTTTATATTTATAAAAACGATGGTAAGAGTTGGTTGTTTTAGAAGAATATTTTTTCCTTCTAATTAACAAATTATTTTCTTTTAAGATTCTAAATAACTGGTCTCTACCTATATTTATATTCTGTTTCCTAAAATCATTATGTAAGGATTTCATTAGCTTTCTAGTACCTTCTCTGGGTAATGTTTTCCTGCTTTTTTTAACAAGCATTATTACATTTTGTTCTATTTGTTTTTTAAGAACAAACCTTTTTTGATATTTGTAATAAGCATCTCTTTTTAACTCGAAAGCATTACAAATAGTAGCGATGGCGTACCTTCTTTTTTTTCTATTAATCGGTGCTATTTTCATTAAGGCTTTATGTTTAAGTTTTTTTTTAATTCTTCAACATTTTTATAGCCAAGATTTTCAGCAGCTACTTCAAGATAACTATCATTCACAAGTTTATCTAGATCCTTTTTAATAAGAAGATCTTTGAGTTGTTTTAGCTCTTTTTGAAGGGCTTTAATACGGGATAATTCGTCGTCTGTTTGCACGGTTACACGGGTGTTCATTAAATCTTTACGGTCATATTTTTTAATCCATACGTTTATCGTACTAGATTGTATGCCGTAAGTTAAGGCAATTTGTCTTTTGGAATGGTTTCCTTTGGTAAGTTCTGCTAATACTTTGAGTTTAAAACTCTCACTATAACGTCTTACATATCCATCATTTTTATACATATACTTGTTGTTTTTTGTATACATATTTCAGGACGGGTCATTTTAATAAAAGAACAGTTGAAATTGGAATGACAGATTACACAACTTCGAAGTTCAACGGAAATTATACACTAAAATATGAATTGTGGGATTTGAAAGCTTTTGTAAAATACTCATTTCCAATAGTTGGCGGAAAGGATTTTTTATTTCGTTCAACTCAAGACAGAGAAGTTCCTGAATTCGTGAAGTTTGTAAAAATATCAAGAACTAAAGATCAATTAGA
This window of the Flavobacteriaceae bacterium genome carries:
- the yidD gene encoding membrane protein insertion efficiency factor YidD yields the protein MMKKALTQIIRFYQKTAPNRIRNSCRFEPTCSEYMIISIDKYGISKGVLNGIKRLQRCKPPNGGIDNP
- a CDS encoding transposase gives rise to the protein MYKNDGYVRRYSESFKLKVLAELTKGNHSKRQIALTYGIQSSTINVWIKKYDRKDLMNTRVTVQTDDELSRIKALQKELKQLKDLLIKKDLDKLVNDSYLEVAAENLGYKNVEELKKNLNIKP
- a CDS encoding IS3 family transposase; translated protein: MKIAPINRKKRRYAIATICNAFELKRDAYYKYQKRFVLKKQIEQNVIMLVKKSRKTLPREGTRKLMKSLHNDFRKQNINIGRDQLFRILKENNLLIRRKKYSSKTTNSYHRFYKYKNIIKDLIINRPNQVWASDITYIRTINGFCYLALITDMYSRKIVGYDISDSLELKGCVRALNKAIYQTKNTEEIIHHSDRGIQYCSNVYTQILKRKKIQISMTQENHCYENAMAERVNGILKDEFFLDQTFTNINHAKKATKNAIKLYNNKRLHLSLDYKTPNYVHKNVA